The following are from one region of the Thermodesulfovibrionales bacterium genome:
- a CDS encoding nucleoside triphosphate pyrophosphatase, with translation MSKTKKLILASASPRRREILEKTGLIFKVVAGDYEEEMDRGVSPRKLARVLSREKARAVASRCRDAIVIAADTFIIFRGSLFGKPETEREARRMLKILSGRSHSVVTGFTVIDTETGKAVSRSVETKVFIKKLAMKEIDAYVRSGEPLDKAGGYAIQGLGSVIVKRIEGDYYNVVGLPLNALVETLKMFGISVL, from the coding sequence ATGTCTAAGACGAAGAAGCTTATCCTCGCGTCTGCGTCTCCGAGAAGAAGAGAGATACTCGAAAAAACCGGTCTCATATTCAAGGTCGTTGCGGGCGATTATGAAGAGGAGATGGACAGAGGCGTGAGTCCCCGTAAGCTCGCTCGGGTGCTCTCGCGGGAGAAGGCAAGAGCAGTCGCCAGCAGATGCCGTGACGCGATCGTCATCGCTGCAGACACCTTCATTATCTTTCGAGGCAGCCTGTTCGGTAAGCCGGAGACCGAACGGGAAGCGAGGCGGATGCTGAAAATCTTGAGCGGCAGGAGCCATTCGGTCGTTACCGGGTTTACCGTTATCGATACGGAAACCGGGAAGGCGGTATCGAGATCCGTCGAGACCAAGGTCTTCATCAAGAAGCTTGCGATGAAAGAGATAGACGCCTACGTGAGATCCGGTGAACCGCTTGATAAAGCGGGAGGGTATGCTATCCAGGGCCTTGGGTCGGTCATCGTCAAAAGGATAGAAGGTGACTACTATAATGTCGTAGGCCTACCCTTAAACGCGCTCGTCGAAACGTTGAAGATGTTCGGGATCTCCGTCCTCTGA